The sequence GAAGAGCTCTATGGTATCGCCCTCCCTGAGCGTCACGTAGGCCTTCTTTCTGAGCGGCCTGCGTCCCGAATGGCGCCCCATCCTCTTGACTTTGCCGGCAAGCCTCTGGGTGTTGACGGCCGTGACCTTCACGTTGAATATCTTCTCCACGGCCTTGCGTATATCGGCCTTGTTGGCCCTCGGATCGACCCAGAAGACGTACTTGTTGCCCGCCTCGCCCTGGGCGGCGCTCTTCTCGGTTATGACCGGCGCTTTTATGATGTCGTAGAGCTCTATCATTTGATCATGGCCTCCACCTTCTCCAGCGCCGCCCTCGTCATGACGAGCGTGTCGTAGTAGAGGACGTCATAGACGTTGAGCCAGGGGGCGTCTATGACCTTGTAGCCCCTGAGGTTGCGCACCGAGAGCTTGAGGTTCTCGTTGCCGCCCTCAACCACTATGAGGGCGCTCTCTATCTCCGAGCCGCGGAGCATCTCAAGGGCCTTGCGGCTCTTGGGCTCGTCGAGCTCAAGGGCGTCGAAGACCTTGAAGGCGCCGTCCCTCAGGCGCAGGCGCAGGGCGCTCTTCAGCGCGCCGCGCATCACCTTCTTGGGAAGGGCGTAGGAGTAGTCCCTGGGCCTGGGTCCGAAGACCGTGCCGCCGTGACGCCAGATGGGAGACCTGTTGGAGCCGGCCCTGGCCCGGCCGGACCCTTTCTGGCGCCAGGGCTTGACCCCGCCGCCGCGCACCTGGGCGCGCGTCTTGGTGCAGGCCGTGCCGGAGCGGCGCCCGGCCATCCTGGCCTTGACGGCCTCGTAGAAGAGGTGCTCCTTGACCTCGCCTCCGAAGAGCTCGTCGCTGAGCTCCACCTCGGAGACCTTGGCACCCTCGTTGTTCAGCACATCGACAATCATCACGCATCCACCGTTTTCCAAGAGTTGAGAGGCCTAACCGGCGGCCTTCGGGGCCTTCTTGAGCGCCTTTCTTATAATCATCACGCCGTTTCTGGGGCCAGGCACCGCCCCCTTGACGAGCAGCAGGTTCTCGTCGGCCCTCACGTCCACGACCTCGAGGTTCTGCACCGTCGTCGTGCGGTCGCCCATGTGGCCGGCCATGCGCATGCCCTTGAAGACCCGCGACGAGTCCGAGCTCTGGCCTATGGAGCCAGGGGCGCGGCCGTGCATGGAGCCGTGGCTCGCCGGTCCCCCGGCGAACTTCCACCGCTTCACCACGCCGGCGAAACCCTTGCCCTTGGAGCGTCCCGTCACGTCCACGTAGTCGCCGGCCTTGAATACCTCGTCGAGCCTTATCTCGCGGCCCGGTTCGAGCCCGTCGAGCCCGTCGCCCCTCATCTCGGCGAGGTGGTAGAAGCACTTGCCCGCCTTCTTGAAGTGGCCGCGCATGGGCTTGTTGGTCCTCGACTCCTTCTTCTCGGCAAAGCCTATCTGAACGGCGTCGTAGCCCTCCTTCTGGACCGTCTTTCTCTGCACTACCCTGTTGCCGCCGGCGTCGATGACCGTCACGGGCACCTGCACGCCGTCGCGGTATATGTGGGTCATGCCGATCTTCCTGCCGAGCACACCTTCAACCATCTCAGTCACACCTCTGCCGGGAGTTGCCTCGGCGGCATTGCTCCCTCGATTATACGGCCGGACGGCCTCTTAGTCGAGCTTGATCTCCACGTCCACGCCAGCCGGAAGGTCGAGCCTCATGAGGGCGTCGACGGTGTGCTGCGTGGGCTCGACTATGTCCATCAGGCGCTTGTGCGTGCGCATCTCGAACTGCTCGCGGCTCTTCTTGTCCACATGGGGAGAGCGCAGCACGCAGAACTTGTTTATCCGCGTGGGCAGCGGTATGGGGCCGCGGAGCTCCGCGCCCGTGCGCCGGACGGTCTCGACTATCTCGCGCACCGACATGTCGAGCAGCCTGTGGTCGTAGGCCTTGAGCCTTATCCTTATCTTCTGGTTTTCCACCCCTCGGTCCCTCTCCTGAACACTCGTCTTCTACTCTATCACCTTGGTGACCACTCCCGCGCCCACGGTGCGTCCGCCCTCGCGGATGGCGAAACGCAGGCCCTCTTCCATGGCTATGGGGGTGATGAGCTCGACCTCCAGATTCACGTTGTCGCCGGGCATCACCATCTCCGTACCCTCGGG comes from Deltaproteobacteria bacterium and encodes:
- a CDS encoding 50S ribosomal protein L23; the protein is MELYDIIKAPVITEKSAAQGEAGNKYVFWVDPRANKADIRKAVEKIFNVKVTAVNTQRLAGKVKRMGRHSGRRPLRKKAYVTLREGDTIELFAGV
- a CDS encoding 50S ribosomal protein L4, whose amino-acid sequence is MIVDVLNNEGAKVSEVELSDELFGGEVKEHLFYEAVKARMAGRRSGTACTKTRAQVRGGGVKPWRQKGSGRARAGSNRSPIWRHGGTVFGPRPRDYSYALPKKVMRGALKSALRLRLRDGAFKVFDALELDEPKSRKALEMLRGSEIESALIVVEGGNENLKLSVRNLRGYKVIDAPWLNVYDVLYYDTLVMTRAALEKVEAMIK
- a CDS encoding 30S ribosomal protein S10, with amino-acid sequence MENQKIRIRLKAYDHRLLDMSVREIVETVRRTGAELRGPIPLPTRINKFCVLRSPHVDKKSREQFEMRTHKRLMDIVEPTQHTVDALMRLDLPAGVDVEIKLD
- a CDS encoding 50S ribosomal protein L3, with the translated sequence MVEGVLGRKIGMTHIYRDGVQVPVTVIDAGGNRVVQRKTVQKEGYDAVQIGFAEKKESRTNKPMRGHFKKAGKCFYHLAEMRGDGLDGLEPGREIRLDEVFKAGDYVDVTGRSKGKGFAGVVKRWKFAGGPASHGSMHGRAPGSIGQSSDSSRVFKGMRMAGHMGDRTTTVQNLEVVDVRADENLLLVKGAVPGPRNGVMIIRKALKKAPKAAG